The segment GGTCCCTTTTGAGCTAggctttatttttaaaagttactGTGTGCATATATTCATGCAGTGGCAAGCAGGATCAAGACAGCAGTCAGTGCCTGCTGGATTTGAACCAGATAAAAGCAGCTGGGGTTGGAACTGGTTGGAGAGATGGATGGCTGTACGTCCATGGGAGAATCGTTTCCTTGACATTAATCTTCGAGATGGAGTAAAGATACGCGAGGATAGTCCAGCTGAGGGAAAGAATGATGCCAGTTCTCAGATAAAACCTGCTATCGGGAAACCAGCTGCATCAAGTCTTCATGCTAACCTTTCAAATAAAAAAACAGGTCCATCCCACTTTGATGGGAGCGATTCCCCACCTGGTAAGTCTGCATGTGTGCTTGAAGCAGTGAATGcgccatcttccaagccaaaatccaaACCAAATCGTGAAGATTCTGTTGAAGAAGCTGGCTCAGGACCTGTTATTAGTTCAAGATCTCATAGCAATCCTAAAGAGAGGCGGACACAGTCTGATAAACAGGCCAAGAGGCGATTGTCTATGCCAAACACTGGTAAGCCTTTGTTGGTCCTAAAGTGTATACATATCCTTACCTTGATGTTAACCCTTCTCCTGGGTCATGCTAGTCCATTGCCCATGGAATATGCATCAACTTTCAGGCATCTGAATTTTGAACATTAACATTGCCTTTTCTGGTTCAAGTTGGTTGTTGTCAAAAGTAATTATGTAGTAAATTTGGTCTGATATATCATTCCCCAAAGCTCAAAGAATGTTTGACAGTGCACAATGATTGGGTCCCTCTGGCATTTGTTTGTTACACGTTTTACTGAACATTTTTGTTTGTTTCAATGGTTTGATTTGAGTAGGTGGGGGTATTGTGTCCCAAACAACTAAGCTGAGCAAAACTGCTGCAAAACCGAACCCTGGCCCCCACAAACCTATAAGGGATAGGTCCAAGTTAAACGGACGAGACTCAAATCCCACAAAACCTGTAGCAAAGGCTGTTGATCTGTAAGGAAGTATTTGTGAAGACAAACCTGTTCGGGCTGCCATCCATCCTGTTGCTTTAGTATGTATATATCAAATTACAGTTGGTTCGACATGTTATAAAGGCATTGTTTGTTCTCCTGTCATATAATCAAGGATTGGCTTTGCCGTGGTGGGAGTAGTTACTCCGTGGCATATTCAAGGAGACTGGTTCGGTGGCTTGTTACGAGAAAAACATTGGTGAGATTTAATCAGCTCGTGTTTAATGTTTGTCAATTATGTGATCACATTGTATTTATTTTCAAGTGTATGATTTCCATAGAAGATGCCCTTTGAATTGCTCttttttgagtttttttattAAACCTCTTGGCTCGGTTGCTGCTGATCAAAGACTTGTTTTGTGCGTGTGAGATTTAATTTTGctcttttaatattaattttgcaTTGTGTTGTAAATTAACCAATAACCAGTATCGAATTACCGAGAGATTTCATTTGTCCACCTGTATGAAAGTATTTGTTTTACAGTTTAAATATAGTAACGGATGGTAAAATGTTAAATgtttgatttatttttttaaaatggatTATATTATTGATTGAATAATTATAGATTTCAGATAGAAAATTACTTAATAGTGATTAAGATATTAAATATTCTGTCAGTTCGATGTATTGTTGCAAGTTTATTGGTAATTTTTGGTAGAAAAGTCTATTTCTATCCGTTACTCTTCaacttttaaattataaaaaaaaccgTATTTAAAATTGTACAATATGTtattataaaatacatattttattcattataaatttaaaattgtatATATTAGTGATGGAATAGGATCAAGAGTATTCACTGTTGTATTTGTATTCATTTTGTTTGATTTATGGAATATATCAACAATCGAGTTTGGATGTATTGTTTCAATGTTTATCGGCGTTTTCAAATATTATTTACTAACTGTTTTGTTCTAAGATAAATGATCAATTTTCAAGTTcttaaacaaaataaatattataatattgagTAAATGCCCTAGGGCTTGTCTATTTGTGTAAATGGACAAGGCTCCAACAGTAGTGCAGTGTCCTCCGCCTCCTTTACAAAATATAGACAGATAAATATACAATGGTGGCGTTCCATCCTTCTTCAATTGAAAATCTCTTAAATACCCTTTAAACTCCATCAGAACTACACTTTCATTCCCTCCTTCCGCCCTCCCTTTTCCCTCAAGCTTCTTCCCCTCGACAATCTCTCCTTTATCGCTCCCAAGTCCCACTCTCACCCTACCCCTCAGTTCGCTCTCGAAAAGGGTAAAGCAATTTCTTCAGAGTTTTAACCCTAACCCCCCCCCCCTCCCCCCAAAAAAAATAAATCAAACCCTAGTAAATTCCCCCAAAACCCAGAATTCCATTCAAGATAAACCCCTACACGACCAACCACcctaaaacaacaacaacaacaaaaaactcTGATTTTAACATCACCTTGAAAATTGCGTACATTGTTACTGTAGCTTATCCAAAGCTTCAAGCTTTGaacattttttcttcttcttcccaTTTGTTCACAATTCCACTCTCACTGCGAAGTTGTATAAGACACCCACCATTCCCTCCCAATTCCTCCCGTTTCCACCTTTGTTCAATGTATTCCACCCCTTTTATTCTCTCCTTTTCCCTCCTCCTTTCCCTCCctatcctcttcttcttcttagcCCCTACTTTCCATCCCCACCCTCTTCCCCCCATCTCCGTCCCCGACGAACTCGACGACCTCCGTCTCTTCCACCGCGCCACCACCCCTTCCTTATCTTCATCCCATCTCTCCTCCTCTTCCTCCCCCAAAATTGCTTTCCTTTTCTTAACCAACTCCGACCTCCATTTCCTTCCTCTTTGGAACCGTTTCTTCCGAACCGCTAAAACTTCACGCTACAACATCTATGTCCACGCTGATCCCACCGTCAACATTACTCGCCCCACCAAATCCGTTTTCGATGACCGTTTCATTCCCAACGCCAAACGCACTTTCAGGGCTTCCGCCACGCTGATCTCCGCCACCCGACGCCTCCTCGCCACTGCCATCCTCGACGATCCCGCCAATGCTTACTTCGCCGTCCTCTCCCAGTACTGCATCCCTCTCCGTTCCTTCAATTACATCTACCGCTCCCTCTTCACTTCCAAAACCTTTGATCTCACCTCCAACTCCTCTGATTTGACTCAGTACGGTGTTCGAGTCAAGTACAAATCTTTCATCGAGATTATTTCCAAGGAACCCAGGCTGTGGAAACGGTATGTAGCACGTGGCCGATTTGTGATGATGCCGGAGGTGCCATTCGAGGATTTCCGAGTTGGATCTCAGTTTTTTGTATTGACTCGGAAACACGCGTTACTGGTGGTCAAAGATCGGACTCTTTGGAGGAAATTCAAGTTACCGTGTTATCGTGCCAGCGAGTGTTACCCGGAAGAACATTATTTTCCGACATTGTTGTCAATGCAAGACCCAGATGCGGTGACTCGCTATACTTTAACTCGGGTTAATTGGACCGGAACGGTTGCGGGTCACCCCTACATGTATAAGCCGAAAGAAGTGTCGGCCAAGTTGATTTATGAGTTGAGGAAGTCAAATTACTCGAGTTCATACTTGTTTGCTAGGAAATTCTCACCAGATTGTTTGAAACCCTTGATGGGTATTGCTGATTCGGTCATTCTTCGAGATTGAGCTTTTTCCTGGTGAGTAAAAATCCTTCTTTTCGTATGATTTAATtgctttttatgttttttttttttggtgagttGAGTAGGTGTTGGGTGAGTTTACTCAGCGAGTTGGATGATGGAGATGGGTGGAGTAGTTGGGTTGGTTATTAGTTCTAGCTAACCTTGGAAAGTTGCGAACTTTGATTTAGTTAGTAGAAGAATTTGAGTCAATTTGAAATGTTATTGGATTGGCTTGGCTTTTTTTCAGATTTTGAATTTGGAAATTAGAATCTTTTAACGTAGATTTTTTCAATCAAACCTGTTCTCAAAGGAACTGTTTTTATTCCGTTGTAGTAGGCATATATGAAATACTGCCCACAACTGCAATTTAGGACCCTGGTAGTAGATCTTTTAAGTTTTGAAAGTAGTTCTAATCCCATTAGTCATTTCCTTGCAAAATCTGAAACACCGCATCGTTCAATGTTCACCATTGATGTCATTGTGCTTGACTGCCTAACCTATAACAAACTAGTCTTTTCAACAAGATGATAATCTTAAAGAATGGTTTGTAACCAATTTTTAGGTTAGAAGTTTTGACCAGTTTATACTAGGAGAAATTCATAGAAGACTGCAGTTTTAGCTTTAGAACCGAAGTGCACTTAGATGTGTATAATAACAGGATGTAGAGAGTTAAAAATTTTGTGGAAATTTTGTAAAGATTGAGATCCAGATATCAACCATTTTATTaggaagagtttttttttttttttttcttcggaACATATGGAAGAAGTGAGTTTTTGTCGAGTTTGAGCTCTTAACACCTAGATCAAAGATCAAAGCCTCTTCGTTCCCCCGCTTGTTTAATGCTTTTGCAATATGGGGGTTTGTTAGAAATGCTACCGTGCAATGATTTCAATATGCTTGTTAGTTCCTTCTACATCCATTGAGA is part of the Gossypium arboreum isolate Shixiya-1 chromosome 5, ASM2569848v2, whole genome shotgun sequence genome and harbors:
- the LOC108449993 gene encoding glycosyltransferase BC10 — translated: MYSTPFILSFSLLLSLPILFFFLAPTFHPHPLPPISVPDELDDLRLFHRATTPSLSSSHLSSSSSPKIAFLFLTNSDLHFLPLWNRFFRTAKTSRYNIYVHADPTVNITRPTKSVFDDRFIPNAKRTFRASATLISATRRLLATAILDDPANAYFAVLSQYCIPLRSFNYIYRSLFTSKTFDLTSNSSDLTQYGVRVKYKSFIEIISKEPRLWKRYVARGRFVMMPEVPFEDFRVGSQFFVLTRKHALLVVKDRTLWRKFKLPCYRASECYPEEHYFPTLLSMQDPDAVTRYTLTRVNWTGTVAGHPYMYKPKEVSAKLIYELRKSNYSSSYLFARKFSPDCLKPLMGIADSVILRD